DNA from Brevibacterium sp. 'Marine':
GGATCGAAACCGACATAATAGGTCAGCGACTCCTCGGCCAGGGCTTTCTGCAGGGCGGTCTCGTCGGTGGAAACTGCGACGAGCCCGCGGGCCTTGAGTTCACTGAAGATGTCGGTCACTTCGGTCCTTTCGAATCTGTGGTCTGTGCCGGCGCGGAACCGACGGGGTCAATTCTACGTGTTCGCCGAGGCGGCTGTTCCCGCGTCCTCCTTGAATCACCAAGCGGCCCTTCAGCCCGGACCCCACTCGTCGGGCTGATCTGCGAAGAGATCTTCGCGATGTTCGTCATCCTCTGGGAAGGTGGCGGGTTGTGCTGCGTACCACTGACTCCAATCGGTGCAGCATCTCCGCCGACATGCCAGCACCTTCGAAGACTGCGGAGGAACGGTCCCTGATTCCTCGCCCGATCTCCTCGGCGATGCCGACAACCGTGTCCTCGTCGAGGTCAGTTCTGTTCGCGAGCTTCCGCCAGTGGGCGAACTGCACTTCAGAGCTGCGCAACGCGCCGCCGACCTTCATCGCCAGTCGATCGTCGGTCAAGGTCGGCCATACGAGTGTCGGCGCCGCGTCGTAAAGCGGAGTCAGACGAATCTCATCGTCGAGGAACACCGAATAGTTCTTGGCATGCGCATCGGCGTTGCCGAGGTAGACGTTGAATGCCAACAACCGGATGAAACGATACTTCTCGGATTCTGCCGCATGCCGTCCGAGCACCTCGATGATCTGTTCCGGTGACATTCCGTATTTCTGATCGGGTGAGCGCCCGACGGCTTGGGCGAAGTCCTCTGTGTGAATGCGACGAGCGACCGATTGCGCCGTATCTCTGTCGAAACGTTCGACGATGAATGTCGACTGCCCACGAATTTTCACTGCGTTGGCGACCGGAGCATCCAGGCCGAGTTCAATAGCCAGAGTGAGCGCACCAGCTTCTGCCTCGGGCACCTGTTCAAGTCGCTGCATCGCCGGTTTGAGAATGTGGGTAGACGGCACGGCGGCAGAAGGCCAGAACCAATCGTCGCCGATACGAGCCAGTGTGAATTTTCCCTGCGCTCCGGCCAGGGACAGACGTGTCGACCCAACTTGTTCCGCGGCAAGCCAGGCGTCAGGGTCGTGAATGATCGATGCGATGCGATCGGCGATCTGGTCGTCAGTTGCGATGACGGCGCCTGCGGATCCTGAGTCAGGCGCTTGACCTTCAGGGTTGAGGACAAGAGCACCCGCAAGATCCTCGCCCATATGAGCCAGCAACTCGAATGGCTCTTCGGTCGTTCCCAGTTGTCGGGCCCAGCGGCCGCGAACCCGAACATTGTCTGGAAGAAGGTTGTCGAGAAACCGCTCGGCAGCGTTCCTGGTCGCTCCGCCGTCGAGCGGCAGGGACAGCGAAATCGGCGGACCCTCGTAGTCTCGATCGTAGGCGAAGCTGACGGGCCCCGAAGCACCGCGCCGGAATTGCCCCAGATGGCGACCATCCTTGAACACTTCCAGCGCAGTCTCAGCGATGGCTGGCTCCCAGTGCACGCGTCAACTCAGAGACGTTGGAATCATCGTGCTCTTGATGGTGTAAGTGCTGTCCCCCGGAATCTTCGCTGAATCTCCGGTATTCATCCTTAAGCGTGCCGTCGTCATGGAACGCCCACAGCGGAATAGCAGGCACTGCTCGAGGCGACAGGCCGAGGGTCTTCAGTACGGTCATCACCAAACCGATCTCGGCCCGGGGGTGACCGCCTTCCAGATCGACGATGAAACGTCGACCGACACCGGCGCGCTGGGACAACTCTGCTTGAGTCCACCCCAGTTCCGTCCGCGCCCGATGAACGACTGTCGCGAGTCGTTCCGGGGTGTCGATGAACGGACGAGTCTCCATACCCCGATTTTAGTCGCCGTGTTCCCGTATGGGAACACTGCTGCCGCATCTGGCACCCGGGCCGAGAACCTCCGCCCACCTGCCCACTCACGCACTCGTGCCCCACATCCTCACTGCCCTGACTCAGCTGTTTGCAGTCCGTCCGAGCACCGGCTCGACGTCGGATTCTCCGACCGGCGGCTCGGGGTTCCGGTCACTTTCCGGAAAGGGACGGCTGACCAGAACGGCTGCTGCTCCGACTACGGCGAAGAGTGCCCAGACCCCACCGATGAGGTAGGGCCCGGCTCCCGGAACCATGATGAGGGCCGAGGCGATCATCGGTGACAGTCCCGCTCCGAGCGCTGCGGCGAGCTGATAGCCGACGGATGCGCCGGTGTATCGTACGGCAGGCGGGAAGAGTTCGGAGACATAGGCCGCAATCGGCCCGTAGCACAAGCCCTGCACAATCCCGTTGCCGAGAATGATTGCGGCAGCGTACTGGTGGAGCTCACCGCTGACGATGAGCATCACGATCGGCACGGCGAGGACCGCAGCCACGATGTGGGCGCCGATGAGAGATCGCTTTCGTCCGATCCTGTCGCTCAGTCGTGCGACCACGAACGTCACGATCAGAGTGGTCAGCGCTCCGACTGCCTTCCAGTTGAGTACGTCGGATTTGTCTTCTCCTGCGGCGACCGCGACCGATACGCCCCACACGGTCGTCAGACCCTGGGTGACATAGATGGTCATCGTCGCGAAGAGAGCGATGAGGACCTGCCGCTTGTAGTCCTTGAACACTGTCAGCAGCGGGACCTTTCTCTCTTCGCTCTCGTGTTCGAGCTGCTGGAAGGCAGGCGTTTCGCTGACCTTGAGACGGATGACGAGACCGACGACGATGAGCACGGCCGAGAGCAGGAACGGCAGACGCCAGCCCCATGTCACGAAGTTCTCACCGGTCAGTGTCGCTGTCAGCGACAGCACGAGCGTCGCCAGGATCGCACCCGCCGGACCACCGGCATTGGCGAACGCCGCGGCCAGACCGCGCCGTTTCTTCGGCGCATGCTCGAGTGCCATCAGTGCCGCGCCGCCCCACTCGCCGCCGACGGCGATTCCCTGGATGATGCGCAGTGTGAACAGCGATACCGGAGCGATCATTCCGATCGATGCGGTCGGCGGCATGAGTCCGATGACCACGGTGACCGCCCCCATCATCACCATGGAGACGATCAGGGCCTTCTTCCGACCCACCCGGTCGCCGAAGTGGCCGAAGATCACTCCGCCGAGCGGGCGTGCCAAGTAGCCGGCCGCGAGAGTGCTGAACGAGGCGAAGAGTGAGAGTCCGGGACCGAGACCGGCAAAGAACAGCTGAGCGAAGACGATCGAGGAGGCGGTGGCGTAGAGGATGAAGTCGTAGAACTCGATGGCCGAGCCGACGAAGCTCGAGGTGAGGATTCGTCTCATCTCGGGCGTCCTCAACGAGGTCTGGAGGCCGTCTCTGTCAACAACATCTTTGTTGTCGTGCATATTTCAGTCAGCTCCTCAGTGCTGGTTGGGCCACAGTGGCGATATTGATGGTGTCGAGGTCTTCGGGGACCAGGAAGGTTCCGGCGAATTCTGTCTGCCCCTTGTGCCAGACGGAGTCATCGGCGGACCCGGGCACCAGATGGTGGAGAGCGAGCGTTCGCGCCTGTGCCGCGTTGGCGACTCGAATCGCTCCGGCGACAGAGGTGTGGGACTTGTAGTGGTGGTCTCTGGAGGCTCTGCCTTCGTCGTCGTCACGGTGCGCATACATCTGGTCGACCCAGTCGAAGTCGATTGCTTCGTGGAGAAGCAGGTCCGTTCCTTGTGCAAGTCTGACGAGGTTGGCGGTTTCGCAGGTGTCGCCCGAAATGGTCACCGACCCGTGTTCGCTGTCGAACCTGAAGGCGAAGGCGGGCGCCACGGGCGGATGTTCGACGAGGATGGCGGTCACCGTGACGAGTTCGTCCTGGAAGATGACGAAGGGTTCCATCTCCGGGGTCGGAGCCGTATTGGGGTGGTATCCGATGTCCTGTGGGATCGCGATATCGCGGGGGTCGAAGAGGCTCTCCGGCGATGGTCGCAGGGAGTCGAGCACGCGATCGTTGAGGTCGGTGGCGAAGGCCGCGACGATGTTGGTGAACATGTCCGTGATGCCTGGGGTGGGGTTCGCCGACGCGACGGGCGTGGGCGGGACGATTGCGCGCGGCGAGGTCGGAGGCAGCGCGCCGCGGTCGCCGGGCCCGAGGAGGGGAACCGGGGTGTCGACTCGGTGCTGGAGTTCGTGCATTCCGAACACCACCAGCGACGGAAGATCAATGGTGTGGTCCGAATGCAGATGGGTGATGAAGACTCCGCCGAGGTCGCCGAGTTCGAGACCGGCCTGACGTGTGCGGCGTCCGACGCCGTGGCCGGCATCGACGAGGTAGAAGCGGTCTTCGACGACGATCGCGGTCGAGATCCCTGCTCGATCTTTGGCGTCGCCCTTCCACCAGCGTGGGCCACCGGCGGTACCGAGGGTGACTATCTTCATCTTCGAATCGTTCATGAGCTGGCACTTTCGACTTGTTGCGTCTTTGACCTCTCCAGTCTTCTCCGTCGGAATCAAAAAGAAAAGCAAATTTTTGCTTGCTTCAATATAGACTCAAGCTA
Protein-coding regions in this window:
- a CDS encoding HipA domain-containing protein; its protein translation is MHWEPAIAETALEVFKDGRHLGQFRRGASGPVSFAYDRDYEGPPISLSLPLDGGATRNAAERFLDNLLPDNVRVRGRWARQLGTTEEPFELLAHMGEDLAGALVLNPEGQAPDSGSAGAVIATDDQIADRIASIIHDPDAWLAAEQVGSTRLSLAGAQGKFTLARIGDDWFWPSAAVPSTHILKPAMQRLEQVPEAEAGALTLAIELGLDAPVANAVKIRGQSTFIVERFDRDTAQSVARRIHTEDFAQAVGRSPDQKYGMSPEQIIEVLGRHAAESEKYRFIRLLAFNVYLGNADAHAKNYSVFLDDEIRLTPLYDAAPTLVWPTLTDDRLAMKVGGALRSSEVQFAHWRKLANRTDLDEDTVVGIAEEIGRGIRDRSSAVFEGAGMSAEMLHRLESVVRSTTRHLPRG
- a CDS encoding helix-turn-helix transcriptional regulator, coding for METRPFIDTPERLATVVHRARTELGWTQAELSQRAGVGRRFIVDLEGGHPRAEIGLVMTVLKTLGLSPRAVPAIPLWAFHDDGTLKDEYRRFSEDSGGQHLHHQEHDDSNVSELTRALGASHR
- a CDS encoding MFS transporter codes for the protein MRRILTSSFVGSAIEFYDFILYATASSIVFAQLFFAGLGPGLSLFASFSTLAAGYLARPLGGVIFGHFGDRVGRKKALIVSMVMMGAVTVVIGLMPPTASIGMIAPVSLFTLRIIQGIAVGGEWGGAALMALEHAPKKRRGLAAAFANAGGPAGAILATLVLSLTATLTGENFVTWGWRLPFLLSAVLIVVGLVIRLKVSETPAFQQLEHESEERKVPLLTVFKDYKRQVLIALFATMTIYVTQGLTTVWGVSVAVAAGEDKSDVLNWKAVGALTTLIVTFVVARLSDRIGRKRSLIGAHIVAAVLAVPIVMLIVSGELHQYAAAIILGNGIVQGLCYGPIAAYVSELFPPAVRYTGASVGYQLAAALGAGLSPMIASALIMVPGAGPYLIGGVWALFAVVGAAAVLVSRPFPESDRNPEPPVGESDVEPVLGRTANS
- a CDS encoding MBL fold metallo-hydrolase, with amino-acid sequence MNDSKMKIVTLGTAGGPRWWKGDAKDRAGISTAIVVEDRFYLVDAGHGVGRRTRQAGLELGDLGGVFITHLHSDHTIDLPSLVVFGMHELQHRVDTPVPLLGPGDRGALPPTSPRAIVPPTPVASANPTPGITDMFTNIVAAFATDLNDRVLDSLRPSPESLFDPRDIAIPQDIGYHPNTAPTPEMEPFVIFQDELVTVTAILVEHPPVAPAFAFRFDSEHGSVTISGDTCETANLVRLAQGTDLLLHEAIDFDWVDQMYAHRDDDEGRASRDHHYKSHTSVAGAIRVANAAQARTLALHHLVPGSADDSVWHKGQTEFAGTFLVPEDLDTINIATVAQPALRS